The following coding sequences lie in one Verrucomicrobiota bacterium JB022 genomic window:
- a CDS encoding MotA/TolQ/ExbB proton channel family protein, with the protein MIPPLANIVAYFLDSNFAGQLIVVVLLACSLYAWQLMVGKYMDLKRIRIANRAFVKRLEQSRTLLRIDPNLDGAKGPFADVTRSGLQAFHRAPNERHAIEHMENALSREVSRGSSRYEEKMVMLSTVVSGAPFLGLLGTVWGVMDAFGSISNADSAASISSLAPGVSGALLTTVAGLLVAIPAVFGYNYLLMQVKRAILDLETYASNLADRIELEAADLGEAGESVSTLRRASND; encoded by the coding sequence ATGATTCCACCGCTGGCCAACATTGTCGCCTATTTCCTCGATTCCAATTTCGCCGGTCAGCTGATCGTCGTCGTGCTGCTGGCGTGCAGCCTGTACGCCTGGCAGCTTATGGTGGGGAAGTATATGGACCTCAAGCGCATCCGCATCGCCAACCGCGCCTTCGTCAAGCGCCTGGAGCAGAGCCGCACGCTCTTGCGGATCGACCCCAACCTCGACGGCGCGAAGGGCCCCTTTGCCGATGTCACGCGCTCGGGCCTGCAAGCCTTCCACCGTGCGCCCAACGAGCGCCATGCGATCGAGCATATGGAAAATGCGCTCAGCCGCGAAGTTTCGCGCGGCAGCAGCCGGTATGAGGAAAAGATGGTCATGCTCAGCACCGTCGTCTCCGGCGCGCCCTTTCTGGGCCTGCTCGGCACGGTGTGGGGCGTGATGGACGCCTTTGGCTCGATCTCCAACGCCGATTCTGCGGCCAGCATTTCCTCGCTCGCCCCCGGCGTCTCCGGCGCGCTGCTCACGACCGTGGCCGGCCTGCTCGTGGCCATCCCCGCCGTGTTTGGCTACAACTACCTGCTCATGCAGGTGAAGCGGGCGATCCTCGATCTCGAAACCTACGCCAGCAATCTCGCCGACCGCATCGAGCTGGAAGCCGCCGACCTCGGCGAAGCCGGCGAAAGCGTGTCGACCCTTCGCCGCGCGAGCAACGATTAG
- a CDS encoding biopolymer transporter ExbD, producing the protein MARTFTRKERLSAMSELNVTPLIDLAFSLLIIFMITAPLLEQSIDINLPKDTPRQSPPRSQVQLEVISIDAGGQIFWGQEAVDEERLQEVLSLLALEDEPPVIQIKADESLPYQKIIDVLGKVKGHGLNKISLTTTPGR; encoded by the coding sequence ATGGCCCGCACCTTTACCCGCAAAGAGCGCCTCAGCGCGATGTCGGAGCTGAATGTGACGCCGTTGATCGACCTCGCGTTCTCGCTCCTCATCATCTTCATGATCACCGCCCCCCTGCTGGAGCAGTCGATCGACATCAACCTGCCCAAGGACACGCCCCGTCAAAGCCCGCCCCGCAGCCAGGTGCAGCTGGAGGTCATCAGCATCGACGCGGGCGGCCAGATCTTTTGGGGGCAGGAAGCCGTGGACGAAGAACGCCTGCAGGAGGTGCTCTCGCTCTTGGCCCTCGAAGACGAGCCGCCGGTGATTCAGATCAAGGCCGACGAAAGCCTGCCGTATCAGAAGATCATCGACGTGCTCGGCAAGGTGAAAGGCCACGGCCTGAACAAGATCAGCCTCACTACGACTCCCGGTCGCTAA
- a CDS encoding energy transducer TonB yields MSSPDEKRALTISGTLHVVGVVLLLVASFVSGWRAPAEELEFELIDEADLMAMESQQATQAPAPAQAEPAPQDDFVPLERMQLADLPQVQPVELPPLPAPEPEPEPEPEPTPAPKPEPKPKPVETKPAPKPEPKPEPQKVSFDQFRRTNPIKEQPSRPAPQPKPVSAPRLQTGNIAQRLNSSVGSININMPASTSGATQAAVKSYAQVVRERLQAAFQAVGTSGLEAQATFTVTSGGQFTGVRISRSSGNSAFDGAVLDAFRRARSPGPPPDGQSHTWQLTFTAE; encoded by the coding sequence ATGTCTTCGCCCGACGAAAAACGCGCCCTCACGATCTCCGGCACCCTTCACGTGGTCGGGGTAGTGCTGCTGTTGGTGGCCAGTTTCGTTTCTGGCTGGCGCGCACCGGCGGAGGAACTGGAGTTTGAGTTGATCGACGAGGCCGATCTGATGGCGATGGAAAGCCAGCAGGCGACGCAGGCCCCCGCTCCCGCCCAGGCAGAGCCTGCGCCGCAGGACGACTTTGTGCCGCTCGAGCGCATGCAGCTTGCCGATTTGCCGCAGGTCCAGCCGGTAGAACTGCCGCCACTGCCCGCGCCCGAGCCGGAACCGGAACCTGAACCCGAGCCGACGCCCGCTCCGAAGCCGGAGCCCAAGCCCAAGCCGGTCGAGACGAAACCGGCTCCGAAACCCGAGCCGAAGCCGGAGCCCCAGAAGGTGAGCTTCGACCAGTTTCGCCGCACGAATCCGATCAAGGAGCAGCCGAGCCGCCCGGCGCCGCAGCCTAAGCCCGTCAGCGCTCCCCGTCTGCAAACAGGGAACATCGCGCAGCGCCTCAACAGCTCGGTCGGCAGCATCAATATCAACATGCCCGCCTCGACCAGCGGTGCGACTCAGGCGGCCGTAAAGTCCTACGCTCAGGTGGTGCGCGAGCGCCTGCAGGCCGCCTTCCAGGCCGTCGGCACCAGCGGGCTCGAAGCCCAGGCCACTTTCACCGTTACCTCTGGCGGGCAATTCACCGGCGTGCGCATCTCGCGCAGCAGCGGTAACTCGGCCTTCGACGGTGCGGTGCTCGACGCCTTCCGCCGCGCCCGTTCGCCCGGCCCGCCCCCCGACGGCCAATCGCACACCTGGCAGCTCACATTTACGGCGGAGTAG
- a CDS encoding PEP-CTERM sorting domain-containing protein, producing MNLTPYLSCAALIALGSSVSASIAFSIDVFTADTLTITLQEGSTLSGDAPNTNGVHLFLRTAAAEQENWLLQSIPDFDVSTTSGQIGTSDDLLVTSILHMNTIMFIFPTMQVGDAVSAGGYTATFTGTNLFDPTAISEFELVWGGFTDDLSGGTFQSASSAVPAPAVPEPSTYAAIAGAVVLAGVFCARRRRA from the coding sequence GTGAATCTTACACCCTATCTCTCGTGCGCCGCTCTGATCGCTTTGGGATCCAGCGTTTCCGCCAGCATCGCCTTCAGCATCGACGTGTTTACGGCTGACACGTTGACCATTACCTTGCAGGAAGGAAGCACCCTGTCTGGCGACGCGCCCAACACAAATGGAGTCCACCTGTTTTTGCGCACCGCAGCGGCTGAGCAGGAAAACTGGCTGCTTCAGAGCATCCCGGATTTTGATGTGTCGACTACGTCGGGTCAAATCGGGACCAGCGACGATCTCCTGGTAACTTCGATTCTGCACATGAATACCATCATGTTCATTTTCCCGACGATGCAAGTCGGCGACGCCGTCAGTGCCGGAGGCTATACGGCTACGTTCACCGGCACCAATCTGTTCGACCCCACTGCGATTAGTGAATTCGAACTCGTCTGGGGCGGCTTCACGGATGACCTCAGTGGGGGTACCTTCCAGTCGGCAAGCAGTGCCGTTCCCGCTCCTGCGGTGCCCGAGCCCTCGACCTACGCGGCGATCGCCGGTGCAGTTGTGTTGGCCGGAGTCTTCTGTGCCCGCCGTAGGCGCGCGTAG